One window from the genome of Bacillus tianshenii encodes:
- the gltB gene encoding glutamate synthase large subunit: MRKHGYPVPQGLYHPENEHEACGIGMIANINGTKSHNIVENAVTILCNLEHRGGQSADINTGDGAGILTQIPHHFFQKQCEKEEIYLPEEGKYGIGMVFLPQDDEVRANSVDIFERVIEEEGQKLLGWRRVPINGSFVGENAKKAQPYIRQVFIAPSDELNDRMAFERRLYIIRKRAEIEISSMEGHDDFYISSLSTSTIVYKGMLIPEQLDSFYIDLNHPDFKSALALVHSRFSTNTFPSWKRAHPNRYTIHNGEFNTIRGNVNWMRARQALCESEYFNQEDLQKILPVIDSNGSDSSMFDNCFEFLHLSGRSLAHSAMMMVPEPWANDKTIDEEKKNFYEYHSTLMEPWDGPAALVFTDGKQIGACLDRNGLRPARYYVTKDGMIVLGSEVGALDFFDDEIEYKERLHPSKMLLVDLEKGEIIPDEEIKMQIAKEEPYGEWIAENMLDLDDLPDPAEETGVTRGEQLVDQQLAFGYTTEELNKILKPMVSDGKDPVGSMGYDSPLAVLSKKPQLLYNYFKQLFAQVTNPPIDAIREEIVTAVGTTIGAEGNLVQPGPECCRHIRLETPILTNSQLEKLRQQSVDGLTSTTLSILFKATEPGAMEQALERLFEQAEQAIEEGTTLLILSDRGVDAEYAAIPALLAVSGLHHHLIRSRTRTKVSILIESAEPREVHHFAALIGYGAEAINPYLAFDSLGDLLEKNDLPVTSLEEAVEKYIKAATKGVLKILSKMGISTFQSYRGAQIFEAVGIHSDVIERYFTRTASRLGGIGLDIIEKEVLMRHSRAFSKGRSVEKALDSGDEFQYREDGEDHQYNPQTIHMLQHACRSNDYELFKQYSKLLTDEKNNLQSLRGLLSFKKREPVPLEEVESVEEICKRFKTGAMSYGSISQEAHEALAVAMNRIGGSSNTGEGGEDPARFTPDENGDSRRSSIKQIASGRFGVTSHYLVNADEIQIKIAQGAKPGEGGHLPGKKVYPWIAEVRGSTTGVELISPPPHHDIYSIEDLAELIHNLKNANPKARISVKLVSAVGVGTIAAGVAKGRADLVLISGYDGGTGAAPRTSIKHTGLPWEIGLAETHQTLVLDHLRDRIVVETDGKMMTGRDIVIATLLGAEEYGFSTAPLVVLGCVMMRVCHLDTCPVGVATQNPELRKKFTGDPEHVANFMRFIAAEARELMAELGFRTINEMIGRTDVLEANTAINHWKAKGIDLSALLHQPEVPETVGKYAMIEQDHQLDEKLDTQELIPLCKKAIENKEPVEATTSIRNINRVTGTILGSEITRRYGAEGLPEDTIRLTFRGSAGQSFGAFIPRGMTLRLIGDANDYVGKGLSGGKIIVHSSPKSTFVPETNTVIGNVSLYGAASGEAYIYGAAGERFCVRNSGANVVVESIGDHGCEYMTGGKVVILGSTGRNFAAGMSGGVAYVLNDSDEPFETKCNKELVHLQALSDEKEIQALQEMIERYVHYTGSANGKRILENWEAFIPKFVRVIPIAYLEMNERINELKESGLNKFEAEMTAFEESKKAVKA, from the coding sequence ATGAGAAAGCATGGATATCCAGTTCCACAAGGCTTATACCATCCAGAAAATGAACATGAGGCTTGCGGAATTGGGATGATCGCTAATATTAATGGTACGAAATCACATAATATCGTCGAAAATGCTGTCACGATTCTTTGTAACTTAGAGCATAGAGGCGGACAATCAGCGGATATCAATACAGGAGATGGAGCCGGTATTCTTACGCAAATTCCTCACCATTTCTTTCAAAAGCAATGTGAAAAAGAAGAAATCTATCTTCCTGAAGAAGGAAAGTACGGAATTGGCATGGTTTTTCTTCCGCAGGATGATGAAGTAAGAGCAAATAGTGTAGACATATTTGAGAGAGTAATTGAAGAAGAGGGTCAGAAGCTTCTCGGCTGGCGCAGAGTGCCGATAAATGGGTCGTTCGTTGGGGAGAACGCGAAGAAAGCACAGCCGTACATTCGACAAGTGTTTATTGCCCCGTCAGATGAGCTGAACGACCGGATGGCGTTTGAAAGAAGACTCTATATCATTCGCAAACGAGCAGAAATTGAGATTTCAAGTATGGAAGGGCATGATGATTTCTACATAAGCAGTTTATCGACGAGTACAATCGTCTATAAAGGCATGCTTATTCCAGAACAATTGGACTCATTTTACATCGATTTGAATCACCCTGATTTCAAATCAGCACTCGCATTAGTTCACTCACGCTTCAGCACAAACACGTTTCCAAGCTGGAAACGAGCCCATCCAAATCGCTATACAATCCACAATGGTGAATTTAATACAATACGAGGCAATGTCAATTGGATGAGAGCAAGACAGGCGCTTTGTGAATCAGAGTATTTTAATCAAGAAGATTTGCAAAAAATCCTACCTGTTATTGATTCCAATGGCAGTGACTCTTCGATGTTTGATAATTGTTTTGAATTTCTTCATTTATCAGGCCGTTCACTTGCACATTCGGCCATGATGATGGTGCCTGAACCTTGGGCAAATGATAAAACAATTGATGAAGAGAAGAAGAACTTCTATGAATACCATAGTACATTAATGGAGCCGTGGGACGGTCCTGCGGCATTAGTCTTTACAGATGGAAAGCAAATTGGTGCATGTTTAGACCGGAATGGCCTGCGACCTGCACGTTATTATGTGACAAAGGACGGCATGATTGTGCTTGGTTCGGAAGTCGGGGCATTGGACTTCTTTGATGATGAAATTGAATACAAAGAGCGGCTTCATCCTAGTAAAATGCTGTTAGTTGACTTGGAGAAAGGCGAAATCATTCCAGATGAAGAGATTAAGATGCAAATTGCAAAAGAAGAACCTTATGGGGAATGGATTGCTGAGAATATGCTGGACCTCGATGATTTGCCAGACCCTGCTGAAGAAACAGGAGTGACAAGAGGTGAACAGCTGGTTGACCAGCAGCTAGCATTTGGTTATACGACTGAGGAACTGAATAAGATCTTGAAACCAATGGTGTCTGACGGAAAAGATCCAGTCGGCTCAATGGGGTATGACTCACCGCTTGCCGTTTTATCAAAAAAGCCTCAGCTTCTGTATAACTATTTCAAGCAGCTCTTTGCTCAAGTAACGAATCCACCGATTGATGCGATTCGGGAGGAAATTGTAACAGCTGTGGGCACGACTATTGGAGCGGAAGGAAACCTTGTACAGCCAGGACCAGAGTGCTGCCGGCATATCCGCTTAGAAACACCGATCCTTACAAACTCTCAGCTTGAGAAACTGCGTCAGCAAAGCGTTGATGGGTTAACTTCTACAACGCTGTCAATCTTATTCAAGGCGACAGAACCAGGTGCAATGGAACAAGCATTGGAACGGCTGTTTGAACAAGCTGAGCAAGCAATTGAAGAAGGTACAACGCTATTAATCTTATCTGATCGTGGAGTCGATGCAGAGTATGCGGCGATTCCAGCCTTGCTTGCTGTCTCAGGCTTACATCATCATTTGATTAGAAGCAGGACAAGAACAAAGGTAAGCATTCTGATTGAGTCAGCTGAACCACGCGAGGTCCATCATTTTGCAGCGTTGATTGGATATGGAGCAGAAGCGATCAACCCTTACTTAGCATTTGATTCATTAGGGGATCTGCTTGAAAAGAATGATTTACCTGTCACTTCGCTTGAAGAAGCAGTGGAGAAATATATTAAGGCAGCAACAAAAGGTGTCTTAAAGATTTTATCGAAAATGGGGATTTCCACGTTCCAAAGCTACCGCGGTGCACAAATTTTTGAAGCGGTTGGGATCCACTCAGATGTTATTGAACGATATTTTACGAGAACGGCTTCAAGGCTAGGCGGGATCGGCTTAGATATTATTGAGAAGGAAGTGCTCATGAGGCACAGCAGAGCATTCAGTAAAGGGAGAAGCGTTGAAAAAGCATTAGATTCAGGCGATGAGTTCCAATATCGCGAGGATGGTGAAGATCACCAGTACAATCCGCAAACCATTCATATGCTTCAGCATGCTTGTCGTTCAAATGATTATGAGCTATTTAAGCAATATTCAAAGCTACTGACAGATGAGAAAAATAATTTACAATCTCTTCGCGGCCTGCTCTCCTTTAAAAAACGTGAGCCTGTCCCATTAGAAGAAGTGGAGTCTGTTGAGGAGATTTGCAAGAGGTTCAAGACTGGGGCGATGTCATATGGTTCAATCAGCCAAGAAGCTCATGAAGCACTTGCTGTGGCGATGAACCGAATAGGCGGGAGCAGTAATACAGGCGAAGGTGGAGAAGACCCGGCACGTTTTACCCCTGATGAAAATGGTGACTCACGCCGAAGCTCGATTAAACAAATTGCTTCTGGACGATTCGGGGTAACAAGTCATTACCTTGTGAACGCCGATGAAATTCAGATTAAAATTGCCCAAGGTGCAAAGCCTGGAGAAGGTGGGCACCTGCCAGGGAAAAAGGTGTATCCGTGGATTGCAGAAGTCAGAGGCTCAACAACAGGTGTGGAATTGATTTCTCCACCGCCGCATCATGATATTTATTCAATCGAAGACCTTGCGGAACTGATTCATAATTTGAAAAACGCGAATCCAAAAGCACGGATCAGTGTTAAGCTAGTCTCTGCAGTAGGTGTAGGAACAATTGCTGCAGGTGTAGCAAAAGGAAGAGCAGATCTCGTCTTAATTAGCGGTTATGACGGGGGAACAGGTGCTGCTCCGCGGACGAGTATTAAGCATACAGGACTGCCTTGGGAAATTGGTTTAGCTGAAACGCATCAGACACTTGTACTGGATCATCTTCGTGATCGAATTGTCGTAGAAACAGATGGAAAAATGATGACGGGACGAGATATTGTGATCGCAACATTACTTGGGGCTGAGGAATATGGTTTTTCAACAGCACCCCTTGTTGTCCTCGGATGCGTTATGATGCGCGTATGTCATCTTGATACGTGTCCTGTGGGTGTGGCGACGCAAAATCCTGAGTTGAGAAAGAAATTTACCGGTGATCCTGAGCATGTAGCGAATTTCATGCGTTTTATTGCAGCTGAAGCGAGAGAGCTGATGGCTGAGTTAGGGTTTAGAACAATAAATGAAATGATCGGAAGAACGGATGTCTTAGAAGCAAATACAGCGATTAACCATTGGAAAGCAAAAGGGATTGATTTATCAGCGCTTCTTCATCAGCCTGAAGTTCCTGAAACGGTTGGTAAATATGCAATGATCGAACAAGATCATCAACTCGATGAGAAGTTAGATACACAGGAATTAATCCCATTGTGTAAGAAAGCAATCGAAAACAAAGAACCAGTTGAAGCGACAACTTCGATTCGAAACATCAACCGGGTAACAGGAACTATTCTCGGTAGTGAAATTACAAGACGATATGGAGCGGAAGGGTTACCTGAAGATACGATTCGCTTAACCTTTAGAGGCTCGGCAGGTCAAAGCTTTGGTGCATTTATTCCGCGGGGAATGACACTAAGACTTATAGGAGATGCCAATGATTATGTAGGAAAAGGGTTATCAGGCGGCAAAATCATTGTACACTCATCGCCTAAGTCTACCTTCGTCCCAGAAACGAATACGGTGATCGGAAATGTTTCCTTGTACGGTGCAGCGTCTGGAGAAGCTTATATTTACGGCGCAGCGGGCGAACGCTTTTGTGTGCGTAACAGTGGTGCGAATGTCGTTGTCGAAAGCATCGGCGACCATGGATGTGAATACATGACAGGCGGAAAAGTCGTTATCTTAGGTTCAACAGGCAGAAACTTTGCTGCAGGGATGTCTGGTGGAGTTGCTTATGTTCTGAATGATTCGGACGAGCCTTTTGAAACAAAGTGCAACAAGGAGCTCGTTCACCTTCAAGCATTATCAGATGAGAAAGAAATACAAGCATTGCAGGAAATGATTGAAAGGTATGTGCACTATACGGGAAGTGCAAACGGTAAGAGGATCTTAGAAAATTGGGAGGCTTTCATTCCGAAATTTGTTCGTGTGATCCCGATAGCATATCTTGAAATGAATGAACGAATTAACGAATTGAAAGAAAGCGGTCTTAATAAATTTGAAGCAGAAATGACAGCATTTGAAGAAAGCAAAAAAGCGGTGAAAGCTTAA
- a CDS encoding RNA methyltransferase encodes MRSLFGMDSNGGLLESTRKIDPSRSPFIKERLDVVVKGDSLQELIDRVGRLPASEATFKVRLIQSSELGSHEKIRFQERRKIEREVGLHIPGTADLHQPDQLFGVIKMDGSWVFGPYIESEPVWLQHQWKPQSYSTALSTRVARAVGNIAVPDPTGVKAIDPCCGNGTVLVEALSMGIDIVGSDLNPLIIEGVRENIAYFGLEGEVELRDIREVTNDYDAAIIDMPYNLCSEITPTQQLEILESARRFASKLVVVTIEPIDSIIERAGFTIVDRCIVRKRRVGPFAREIIVCE; translated from the coding sequence ATGCGCTCGCTGTTTGGAATGGATTCGAATGGTGGTCTATTAGAAAGCACTCGAAAAATTGATCCAAGCCGAAGCCCATTTATAAAAGAAAGGCTTGATGTCGTCGTTAAGGGTGATAGCCTGCAAGAGTTAATAGATAGGGTTGGGAGGCTTCCAGCTTCTGAAGCCACATTTAAAGTACGTCTTATCCAAAGCAGTGAACTTGGATCACATGAGAAAATCAGATTTCAAGAACGACGTAAGATCGAACGAGAGGTTGGCCTGCACATACCTGGTACAGCTGATCTTCATCAGCCAGACCAATTATTTGGCGTTATCAAGATGGACGGGAGCTGGGTCTTCGGTCCGTATATCGAAAGTGAACCGGTTTGGCTGCAGCATCAATGGAAGCCGCAAAGTTATTCGACAGCACTTAGCACGCGTGTCGCAAGAGCTGTAGGGAATATTGCTGTTCCAGACCCAACAGGGGTTAAAGCAATCGATCCTTGCTGTGGAAATGGGACAGTATTAGTGGAAGCACTGTCAATGGGAATTGATATTGTTGGCAGTGATCTGAATCCGCTTATTATTGAAGGTGTTAGAGAGAACATTGCATATTTTGGTCTTGAAGGAGAAGTAGAGCTTCGTGACATTCGAGAGGTTACGAATGATTATGATGCCGCGATTATTGATATGCCATACAACTTATGTTCAGAAATAACACCGACGCAGCAGCTTGAAATCCTTGAAAGTGCACGTAGATTTGCAAGTAAGTTAGTTGTCGTCACAATTGAACCGATTGATTCGATTATTGAAAGAGCGGGATTTACGATTGTCGACCGCTGTATTGTCAGGAAGAGACGTGTAGGCCCGTTTGCTCGGGAAATCATAGTGTGTGAGTAG